Genomic segment of Bacteroidota bacterium:
AATGTATTGAGTTTTTTATTTTATGAAAACTATTTTCTCAATCAAAACCGTAGCATAAGCAGAAATTCCATCTTCTTTTCCAACAAAACCAAGTTTTTCGGTGGTGGTTGCTTTTATCGAAATATCATCTTCGTTTATTTTCAAAATCTTCGATAGTATTCTTTGCATTTCCGGAATTTTGTCTTTCAGTTTTGGTTTTTGAAGACAAATTGTAGAATCAATATTTCCAACAGAAAATGATTTTTCTTCCAATAATTCTACAGTACGTTTTAGTAGAATTTTACTGTCGATCCCTGAAAATTCAACTGCTGTATCAGGAAATTGAAATCCTATATCTCTGAGATTTGCCGCACCAAGCAGCGCATCGCAAATTGCATGAATCAGTACATCGCCATCGGAATGAGCAATTGTACCTTTCGTATGTTCAATTTTTATTCCTCCTATCCAAAGCTCGTTTCCTTCTTTCAACTGGTGAACATCGTATCCAAAGCCTACCTTAATTTTCATAGTTGTTTTTGTATTTAAATAATTTCGAATATTATGAAAAAATTATTAAAACAAAAAAAGCCGGTATTGATTCCGGCTTTTTTAATGAAATATTTTTAAAATTCTACATCTCAGGAGTTTTACTCATAGAATCTTTCGATTGGGAAGCAAGCGCCTCAACATCAAAAGTCAAAGAAAATCTTAGAGTATTTTCAAGAGGGTTGCGTTGTTGAGTTGGAACTAAATATGAAAAATCTAAACCAAACACATTAAGTTTTAAGCCTAATCCTACGGTAAAAAATTCACGATTACCTTTTGTTGGAGCTTCGTAAAAATATCCAAGTCGTAAGGCAAATTGTTTTGAGTACCAATATTCCATTCCAAGAGAATAAGTAAGTTCATTCAATTCTTCACGAAAAACACTTCTTGTTCCATCAGACATTACAGCACCGGGAGCATCATACCACGACTGAAAAATTGCAGTTGCTGTAGAAATATTGTCGTCTTTCCCGTAAAGAATTACTTCTTCGCCTGTTATCGAATCTGTATCGTAAATTGCTGGAGTAGGAACCAAAAGTTTGTTTATGTCAGCACAAAACATTATTGAGTTATAATCGTCAATATCAATAGTTAATGCTCCACCAAATTTAAAGTTTGCAGGGATAAAATCTTTTTGGGCATTTTCTGTATATGAAATTTTGGAGCCAAGATTAGAAAAATTTACTCCGAATGCCAGAAGTGCATCTTTTTCAAAAAATGTGATTGGATCTTGATAATAAAATGAGACATCTCCTGCAACAGCATGTCCAGGATGCGATTCCGTTCCTTGAACCGACTGCCCGCCTGTAAGATTAGAGTAAATGTATCTTAAAGCAATACTACCTGATAATTTTCTTGAAAGAAGCCTTGAATATGCAAAATCAAATGCCCATTCATTTGGGTTAAACTGTCCTGTTGTATTTCCCACAATATCAGTAAACACAATATTTCCGAGTGAAAAGTAGCGAAGAGAGCTACTCAATACTTGTGTTTTTCCAATTTTGTAGTAGCCTGCAAGGTATGATAAGTTTATATCGTTTATCAATGCTCGAAGCCAAGGGGTATAAGATATTCCGCCTCCAACATCCCCATTTATAAAGGCAAATTTTGCAGGATTATAATGTTGAGAAAACACATCAGGTGTTGTTGCAACGCCAGCATCTCCAAATCCGCCGCCTCTTGAGTCAGGGGCAATCAATAGAAAGGGTACTGCGGAAGTGATTGTGTTTACCTGTCCTGTTAATTCTCCTGTAGTGATTTGAGAATAAGAAGATTTACCAAAGGTTAAAATTAAAACTAATACTATAAATTTCAGATACTTAATCATATAATCATTATTTTTTTGAATTTGCAAATATATATTATTTTCACAAAAACTAAATTATTAAACATTTATTATAAAGTTTTGGAAATTCTATGAAGAATTTCTGTTTTTTTTTATTTCATTATTACAAGTCGTTCCGATTTAGTTACAGAATATCCCTGAGTGTTTTGGATATTGACTTTATAAATATAAATACCGGATGTTAGCTTGTTTCCATAGTTACTACTTCCGTTCCATTCTATTGGTTCTGTACTAAATCCTCCGGAAAATAAAGTTTTATTTATGGTTTTTACTAATTGCCCTCTCATGTTGAAAATTTCTATTTCAACATCTAAATCTCCGTTTTGGTGATTGTGCTCAAAATAAAACGAAGTAGTTTCATTAAACGGATTTGGATAATTCACCAGATTTTTAATTACAAAGTCATATGAATCTGCTACTAAAAATTCAATATTTTTTTCAGAAGAATTATTATAAACATCCCAAACTTTTACAACTATATTATGAATACCTTCTTCTAAATCGAATAAAAAATATTCAATTTTTCCGCTTTGATAGGAATCAATATCAGACAGGTAGTAGTCGTTTAGTACAATTGTTTGGTTTGTATTATCGTCAATTATTGCAGTCAGGTCGTGCCCAATTCCATTTCCAACAGTATTTATTCCGTTCGAATCTGCCAAAACTGCAAGTAAAATTGGATTTTCGTCTGTAATTCCTCCATTAACAAAGTTTGTATCATTCATGAAAAGTTCAATTTTGGGACCTGAATTGTCTGATTCTTGCAAATCGGAAGAGCCTCCAATAATAATTTTGTTAAAATATCCGCTTGCATCCATTACATATGACGAATTGTTCATACTATCTGTGTCGGATTTTGCATAATAGCTTATCTTTCCAAAATCGTAGTTATAGGCAATATCTTTTGGTACAATAAAGCTGAATTTGAACTCGCCATTATTTATACTTGCTATACCTTTATATAAGGTATTGTTTCGTGTCTTAAAACTAATGATATTTCCTCCATCGTTTCCAAGCGTACTTGAAACTGTTTCCTTGTCGAAAATTGTAGAATATAATTTCCCATTAAATGAAGTTTGAATTATACTATCAGATGATACTATTTCTCCGGAAATTGTAATTTTACTGAGTGCTTTTAGGGTATCAATTTCATCTAAAATATTAATATCGTTAATTGATATTGTGTTTACATCGTGTTCCGGTAGTGCCAGTTTTAGAGCCGGATCGCCTAGTAATGCAAAATTTCTTTTGTTGTCGCTTGTTCCTGTTGCAATTTTGGTCATTCTCATTACATCGCCCAAACGGAGTGAAGCATCGCTAAAAACTGTTTCGTAGAAATTTTGATTTAAGATATAGTTGGGAGTAGAATATACCAGTCTTGTAGTTGTGAACAATGCAATTCCGCCACCTTGAGCATTTAATAAAACCAATTCTCCGGCTGAAGTGCGTTCCCAATCGTCGAACCTGCTAAATTCGCAAGTTGCTGTCATAAATAGTGGCAACCTATCAGAATTGTCCCATTGCATTATGTCATTTATATTGATAATTTGTTCATGTGCAAGGCCTAATTCATTACCGTGCCCGGTATAATTGAAAATTAATGAACCTTTTTTTACTCTGTTTTTAATTGCCAAATTTACATCAGGATATCTTTCACCGGCAGGTGTTGAAATTTGAACATAAGAATCAAGAAATATTTTCTCGATATTAAAATTTGGATAAACTGTATCCACAAAAACTGTAATGTCATTTGCTTGATTTAAGTGCACATTGTTATCCTCGTCATCGGCAACAAAGCATAGCCAATTTTTCCATTCTCCCATATTTGAGGGATTTTTATAGCTTATAATTTTATCAATCACAATTTGTGCTTCCTCTGCTGTTTGTACTGGTAGCCTGCCAATTCCTATATCCAACAAGCCGTTTGTTCCACCTTCATTTTCGTCAAGAAGTCCGAAAAAATCATCGGACACATATGATTCTGTAGGCTTTAGCGAGTTCGCCGACTGATATGTTAAAATGAAATTTGAATTTGAGTTCTCATAAGATTTATTGTCGTACGATCCATCGCCAAATAATAGCAAGTATTTGGGAATATCTACATCAGTTGCTCTATCGTAAAACATCTTTATAAAATCGCGGTAAGCTGCAACATCGGGTGCACCAGAAGAAAATTCATTATAAATTTGTTCCGGTGTTACCACAATAACATCTAACATATCGTCATTTCTGTGAATTTCAGCCAATTGGTTGGCTTGCAATAGAAAATCATTGTGAGAAATAATTACCATATCTGTTTGAGAATATCCATGCAAATCCTGATTTTGAATTTCTCCAATTATTGTAGGACTATGAAATTGTGTCCCATCCCATGCAATGAATTCTTTCAAACTATCTGTTTTTGCTAGAAATGTTTTAGTTGAAGTACCTGAGGTTTGAATTATAACAGGATTGGTCGGATTTGTAATATCCCAAATTTTTAGATTTGAATTCGTATTTGATAATGAAAATTCAGCAATATTATTTAGTCCTACTGAATGTAAATCTCTAATTTGCATTTGAGAACCATTCATTTTAAGCTCTCTTCTTACGTTCAGGTTTATGTAATCGAGCCATGCTTCTGAAGTTGAAGTTGGTTTATTATATGTAAATGAAAGAGAAATATCGTCTGAATTTGCTAAGAATTCAGAAATTTGAGTTTTCGATGAAGCATAATTTCCAGTATAGCTCGTCATATTAACTGCAAGTAAACTAAGCGTTTGTATTGTATCATTATTGCTTTTCACAGTGAAGTAGTTTGTCTCTCCTGAATTTTGTGAGCGGCCTACAACACTTGATTTTATTTTTACTAGAGAATCAACTTTCAGATTTGGAAAAGAGAAATCGAAAACGTAAGAAGGAATAATATCGAAATGTTCGCCATACCATTCTCTACCTGATTTTATCAAGTTGTAGGATTCTACTTCATGATATTGGAAATCGTCGAAAGAATTTACATAATTTGTTGGGTTGTCCCCAATTATTTCTTGTGTAGCGATCCGCTTTTTTGTTCCAATATCTTC
This window contains:
- a CDS encoding 2-C-methyl-D-erythritol 2,4-cyclodiphosphate synthase, giving the protein MKIKVGFGYDVHQLKEGNELWIGGIKIEHTKGTIAHSDGDVLIHAICDALLGAANLRDIGFQFPDTAVEFSGIDSKILLKRTVELLEEKSFSVGNIDSTICLQKPKLKDKIPEMQRILSKILKINEDDISIKATTTEKLGFVGKEDGISAYATVLIEKIVFIK
- the porV gene encoding type IX secretion system outer membrane channel protein PorV, which translates into the protein MIKYLKFIVLVLILTFGKSSYSQITTGELTGQVNTITSAVPFLLIAPDSRGGGFGDAGVATTPDVFSQHYNPAKFAFINGDVGGGISYTPWLRALINDINLSYLAGYYKIGKTQVLSSSLRYFSLGNIVFTDIVGNTTGQFNPNEWAFDFAYSRLLSRKLSGSIALRYIYSNLTGGQSVQGTESHPGHAVAGDVSFYYQDPITFFEKDALLAFGVNFSNLGSKISYTENAQKDFIPANFKFGGALTIDIDDYNSIMFCADINKLLVPTPAIYDTDSITGEEVILYGKDDNISTATAIFQSWYDAPGAVMSDGTRSVFREELNELTYSLGMEYWYSKQFALRLGYFYEAPTKGNREFFTVGLGLKLNVFGLDFSYLVPTQQRNPLENTLRFSLTFDVEALASQSKDSMSKTPEM
- the porU gene encoding type IX secretion system sortase PorU, which gives rise to MKLYNLLFFCVLAILIFFNTFIYAQSDAEIETIEWKQNIAAENFRKDKTSTTNFNEVLCFKNAVYNDLNTFFPYFFKNIKIENNIAEIDVELSNQIFEEFDHNQINKIENLNSLSSEIETNTQIYSSRKQAFLQITFIPIRKNIQTNKYEKLISFEIKLSDKSTKTENKSIRTYAEHSVLKSGKWLKISVKEDGVYEITFDELENHGFTEPHNLSMFGNSFGMLPVMNYQDRPDDLIENSIFIGTSSILFYGKSPTIWKYDDINNIFTHEINCYSDESFYFLSEDIGTKKRIATQEIIGDNPTNYVNSFDDFQYHEVESYNLIKSGREWYGEHFDIIPSYVFDFSFPNLKVDSLVKIKSSVVGRSQNSGETNYFTVKSNNDTIQTLSLLAVNMTSYTGNYASSKTQISEFLANSDDISLSFTYNKPTSTSEAWLDYINLNVRRELKMNGSQMQIRDLHSVGLNNIAEFSLSNTNSNLKIWDITNPTNPVIIQTSGTSTKTFLAKTDSLKEFIAWDGTQFHSPTIIGEIQNQDLHGYSQTDMVIISHNDFLLQANQLAEIHRNDDMLDVIVVTPEQIYNEFSSGAPDVAAYRDFIKMFYDRATDVDIPKYLLLFGDGSYDNKSYENSNSNFILTYQSANSLKPTESYVSDDFFGLLDENEGGTNGLLDIGIGRLPVQTAEEAQIVIDKIISYKNPSNMGEWKNWLCFVADDEDNNVHLNQANDITVFVDTVYPNFNIEKIFLDSYVQISTPAGERYPDVNLAIKNRVKKGSLIFNYTGHGNELGLAHEQIININDIMQWDNSDRLPLFMTATCEFSRFDDWERTSAGELVLLNAQGGGIALFTTTRLVYSTPNYILNQNFYETVFSDASLRLGDVMRMTKIATGTSDNKRNFALLGDPALKLALPEHDVNTISINDINILDEIDTLKALSKITISGEIVSSDSIIQTSFNGKLYSTIFDKETVSSTLGNDGGNIISFKTRNNTLYKGIASINNGEFKFSFIVPKDIAYNYDFGKISYYAKSDTDSMNNSSYVMDASGYFNKIIIGGSSDLQESDNSGPKIELFMNDTNFVNGGITDENPILLAVLADSNGINTVGNGIGHDLTAIIDDNTNQTIVLNDYYLSDIDSYQSGKIEYFLFDLEEGIHNIVVKVWDVYNNSSEKNIEFLVADSYDFVIKNLVNYPNPFNETTSFYFEHNHQNGDLDVEIEIFNMRGQLVKTINKTLFSGGFSTEPIEWNGSSNYGNKLTSGIYIYKVNIQNTQGYSVTKSERLVIMK